A stretch of the Chlorobiota bacterium genome encodes the following:
- a CDS encoding biotin/lipoyl-binding protein: protein MDKGNFKVLINNKTFELDKLSQCDSNLKLKSKGKFCYEENGKIVNLFIENSDEDNSFIAYINGEAINVRVMNKREERISQLRKNTQQNSNKGVLIISQMPGLIKEIFVKVGDSVKKGDPLYILEAMKMENEIKSPADMKVKRVIAIQGNALEKNGLIMELANDEN from the coding sequence ATGGATAAAGGTAATTTTAAAGTATTGATTAATAATAAAACTTTTGAACTTGATAAATTATCTCAATGTGATTCAAATTTGAAGTTAAAATCCAAAGGAAAATTTTGTTATGAAGAAAATGGTAAAATTGTAAATTTATTTATTGAAAATAGTGATGAAGATAATTCTTTTATTGCATACATTAATGGTGAGGCTATAAACGTCAGGGTGATGAATAAAAGAGAAGAACGAATTTCGCAGCTTCGAAAAAACACCCAACAAAATAGTAATAAAGGTGTTTTGATAATTTCACAAATGCCTGGCTTAATAAAAGAAATTTTTGTAAAAGTTGGGGATTCAGTAAAAAAAGGTGATCCATTATATATCTTAGAAGCTATGAAAATGGAGAATGAAATTAAATCGCCAGCAGATATGAAAGTTAAAAGAGTAATAGCAATTCAAGGAAATGCATTAGAAAAGAATGGATTAATTATGGAACTTGCAAATGATGAGAACTAG
- a CDS encoding PspA/IM30 family protein, protein MSIFGRMADIFKANINDLLDKAEDPEKMIKQMVIEMEEAVNKATLAVGSAIANEKSLEKQYNRQKVQSDDWQAKAIQAVNAGRDDLARQALERKNSLTKNVEDLDKMLTESKGTSINLRGQLDQLKSKLDEARMRQSTLIARSQAADAKKQIAQTFSGIGSDAFSKFDRLEEKVDKKEAEADAFAQLAGENTSLDDQFKQLGSSGAVDAELEALKKQLGMGGSSNAGELTQ, encoded by the coding sequence ATGAGTATTTTCGGAAGAATGGCTGACATTTTTAAAGCCAACATTAATGATTTGTTAGATAAAGCAGAAGATCCAGAAAAAATGATCAAACAAATGGTTATTGAAATGGAAGAAGCTGTTAATAAAGCAACTTTAGCTGTAGGTTCAGCAATTGCGAATGAGAAATCTTTAGAAAAACAATATAACAGGCAAAAAGTTCAATCTGATGATTGGCAAGCAAAAGCAATTCAAGCAGTAAATGCAGGGCGTGATGATTTAGCTAGACAAGCACTTGAAAGAAAAAATTCTTTAACAAAAAATGTAGAAGATTTAGATAAAATGCTTACAGAATCTAAAGGTACTTCAATTAATTTAAGAGGACAGTTAGATCAGTTAAAATCAAAATTAGATGAAGCAAGAATGAGACAAAGCACTTTAATAGCTCGTTCTCAAGCTGCGGATGCTAAAAAGCAAATTGCTCAAACATTTTCTGGTATTGGAAGTGATGCATTTAGTAAATTTGATAGACTAGAAGAAAAAGTTGATAAAAAAGAGGCTGAAGCTGATGCTTTCGCTCAACTTGCTGGTGAAAATACTTCATTAGATGATCAGTTTAAGCAATTAGGAAGCAGTGGAGCAGTGGATGCTGAGCTTGAAGCTTTGAAAAAACAATTAGGAATGGGTGGAAGTTCAAATGCTGGAGAGTTAACTCAATAG